A stretch of the Apteryx mantelli isolate bAptMan1 chromosome 3, bAptMan1.hap1, whole genome shotgun sequence genome encodes the following:
- the PPP1R21 gene encoding protein phosphatase 1 regulatory subunit 21 isoform X6, whose translation MKDQSLRKLQQEMDSLTFRNQQLAKRVELLQDELALSEARGKKNKKSGESSSQLSQEQKSVFNEDLQKKIEENERLHILFFEADEQHKRLEVELRSRLEVLETDAAQHQAVVDSLTRKYTDTIEKLQNDKAKLEIKSQTLEREAKDCRLRTEECQQQLKNLQAALGSRLEESLCIINEKVPFNDTRSNRYNALNVPVHNRRYQLKLRDLAGQALAFVQDLVTALLNFHTYTEQKVQIFPVDSATDTISPLNQKFSQYLHENASYVRPLEEGMLHLFESITEDTVTVLVRFLIFSLERSPLYKNTHVLFSFQETAVKLKAFAEHLSSYLCFLRKILPYQLKSLEEECESSLCTAALRARNMELHRDMKKLTAVFEKLHTYISLLALPSTKPEGCLRTNYSFVFTNVAASLHGFHDILKDISKHYSQKATLEQEVPTATQKLITTNDCVLSSVVALTNGVGKIASFFSNNLDHFTGSLSYGPKGGAEFISPLSAECMLQYKKKAAAYMKSLKKPCSDSVPYEEALANRRVLLSSTESREGLAQQVQQSLEKIAKLEQEKEHWMLEAQLAKIKLEKENQKLKYSLSGHLAETMQERSVLPNVTEQKEETIEKSQREPVKSTSLIGMLTITTDNEKTPDNESREDLIKKHYMARIAELTSHLQLADSKSVHFHAECRALAKRLALAEKSKESLMEELKLASHNISRLQDELMTTKRSYEDQLSMMSDHLCSMNETLTKQREEIDTLKLTSKGNSKKNKSR comes from the exons ATGAAGGATCAATCACTGAGAAAACTGCAACAGGAAATGGACAGTTTGACCTTTCGAAATCAGCAGCTTGCCAAGCGAGTGGAGTTGCTGCAAGATGAACTTGCCTTAAGTGAAGCTAGGGGCAAGAAGAACAAG AAAAGTGGAGAGTCTTCATCTCAGTTGAGTCAAGAGCAGAAAAGCGTCTTCAATGAAGATCTTCAGAAGAAGATAGAAGAGAATGAAAGACTGCATATACTT TTCTTTGAAGCAGATGAACAGCACAAACGTTTAGAAGTAGAGTTGAGAAGCAGACTTGAGGTTTTGGAAACTGATGCTGCCCAGCATCAAGCTGTGGTGGACAGTTTAACGCGGAAATACACGGATACCATAGAAAAGCTGCAGAATGATAAAGCCAAATTAGAA ATCAAGTCTCAGACACTAGAAAGAGAAGCTAAGGACTGTAGGCTTCGAACCGAAGAATG cCAGCAACAGTTGAAGAATCTTCAAGCAGCTTTGGGCAGTAGATTGGAAGAATCTCTATGCATAATCAATGAAAAAGTACCTTTTAATGACACAA GATCTAATCGGTACAATGCTCTGAACGTACCAGTACACAACAGAAGATATCAG CTGAAGTTGCGAGACCTTGCTGGGCAGGCACTAGCTTTTGTTCAAGATCTTGTAACAGCTCTTCTGAACTTTCACACATACACTGAACAAAAAGTCCAGATATTTCCTGTTGATTCTGCAACAGACACTATATCACCATTAAATCAGAAG TTTTCACAGTATCTTCATGAAAATGCATCATATGTTCGCCCTCTGGAGGAAGGAATGCTTCACTTGTTTGAGAGCATTACGGAAGATACGGTAACAGTGCTGGTAAGATTTCTTATTTTTAGCCTTGAAAGATCTCCACTCTACAAAAATACTCACGTGTTGTTTTCCTTTCAGGAAACAGCTGTGAAATTGAAGGCTTTCGCAGAACATTTATCTTCATACTTATGCTTTTTAAGAAAGATTCTTCCTTACCAATTAAAAAG TTTGGAAGAAGAGTGTGAGTCTTCTCTTTGCACAGCTGCCTTAAGAGCTAGAAATATGGAGCTACACAGAGACATGAAAAAGTTGACTGCGGTCTTTGAGAAGCTACACACGTACATTAGTCTTCTTGCCTTACCAA GTACAAAACCAGAGGGTTGTCTTAGGACAAATTACAGCTTTGTATTTACAAACGTTGCTGCAAGTCTTCATGGATTTCATGACATTCTGAAAG ACATTTCAAAGCACTACAGTCAGAAAGCAACTTTAGAACAAGAGGTTCCAACAGCCACGCAGAAACTTATAACAACGAATGACTGCGTTTTATCCTCTGTTGTGGCTTTAACAAATGGAGTGGGCAAG ATTGCCTCGTTCTTCAGCAACAATTTGGATCACTTCACTGGTTCATTGAGTTATGGGCCTAAAGGAGGAGCAGAGTTTATCAGCCCTCTTTCAGCTGAGTGTATGCTGCAGTACAAGAAAAAGGCAGCTGCCTACATGAAGTCTTTGAAGAAG CCTTGTTCAGATTCAGTGCCTTATGAAGAGGCTTTGGCCAATCGCAGAGTTCTTCTGAGCTCCACGGAAAGCAGAGAAGGCCTTGCACAACAG GTTCAGCAGAGTCTGGAGAAAATTGCAAAACTTGAACAGGAAAAAGAGCACTGGATGTTGGAGGCCCAACTAGCTAAAATAAAGCtagagaaagaaaaccaaaaactgAAGTACTCTCTTAGTGGACATTTAGCAGAAACTATGCAAGAGCGCTCTGTCTTGCCAAATGTAACTGAACAGAAGGAGGAAACCATAGAAAAGAGTCAGAGGGAGCCTGTTAAAAGTACTAGTCTG ATTGGAATGTTGACTATAACTACTGATAATGAAAAG ACTCCAGATAATGAGTCTCGTGAAGACTTGATAAAAAAACACTATATGGCAAGGATAGCAGAACTTACATCTCATTTACAGCTTGCTGACAGCAAATCAGTACACTTTCATGCTGAG TGTCGAGCACTTGCCAAAAGATTGGCTTTAGCAGAGAAGTCCAAGGAATCGCTCATGGAAGAGTTGAAACTAGCTAGTCATAACATCAGTAGACTACAG GATGAATTGATGACGACAAAGAGAAGTTACGAGGATCAGTTAAGTATGATGAGTGACCATCTCTGCAGTATGAATGAAACCTTAACTAAACAAAGGGAAGAAATTGATACACTAAAGTTGACTAGTAAG GGAAATTCTAAAAAGAACAAAAGTCGATAG
- the PPP1R21 gene encoding protein phosphatase 1 regulatory subunit 21 isoform X3 codes for MQCFLHASVFPSECFFVYSFVLHSYLHLLFFQLRAQNQVLKKGVVDEQANSASLKEQLKMKDQSLRKLQQEMDSLTFRNQQLAKRVELLQDELALSEARGKKNKKSGESSSQLSQEQKSVFNEDLQKKIEENERLHILFFEADEQHKRLEVELRSRLEVLETDAAQHQAVVDSLTRKYTDTIEKLQNDKAKLEIKSQTLEREAKDCRLRTEECQQQLKNLQAALGSRLEESLCIINEKVPFNDTRSNRYNALNVPVHNRRYQLKLRDLAGQALAFVQDLVTALLNFHTYTEQKVQIFPVDSATDTISPLNQKFSQYLHENASYVRPLEEGMLHLFESITEDTVTVLETAVKLKAFAEHLSSYLCFLRKILPYQLKSLEEECESSLCTAALRARNMELHRDMKKLTAVFEKLHTYISLLALPSTKPEGCLRTNYSFVFTNVAASLHGFHDILKDISKHYSQKATLEQEVPTATQKLITTNDCVLSSVVALTNGVGKIASFFSNNLDHFTGSLSYGPKGGAEFISPLSAECMLQYKKKAAAYMKSLKKPCSDSVPYEEALANRRVLLSSTESREGLAQQVQQSLEKIAKLEQEKEHWMLEAQLAKIKLEKENQKLKYSLSGHLAETMQERSVLPNVTEQKEETIEKSQREPVKSTSLIGMLTITTDNEKTPDNESREDLIKKHYMARIAELTSHLQLADSKSVHFHAECRALAKRLALAEKSKESLMEELKLASHNISRLQDELMTTKRSYEDQLSMMSDHLCSMNETLTKQREEIDTLKLTSKGNSKKNKSR; via the exons ATGCAATGTTTTTTGCATGCAAGTGTCTTTCCTAGTGAGTGTTTTTTCGTTTATTCTTTTGTCTTACATAGTTATCTGCATCTCTTATTTTTCCAGCTTCGAGCTCAGAACCAGGTGCTGAAAAAAGGGGTTGTAGATGAGCAAGCAAACTCTGCTTCTCTGAAG GAGCAACTGAAGATGAAGGATCAATCACTGAGAAAACTGCAACAGGAAATGGACAGTTTGACCTTTCGAAATCAGCAGCTTGCCAAGCGAGTGGAGTTGCTGCAAGATGAACTTGCCTTAAGTGAAGCTAGGGGCAAGAAGAACAAG AAAAGTGGAGAGTCTTCATCTCAGTTGAGTCAAGAGCAGAAAAGCGTCTTCAATGAAGATCTTCAGAAGAAGATAGAAGAGAATGAAAGACTGCATATACTT TTCTTTGAAGCAGATGAACAGCACAAACGTTTAGAAGTAGAGTTGAGAAGCAGACTTGAGGTTTTGGAAACTGATGCTGCCCAGCATCAAGCTGTGGTGGACAGTTTAACGCGGAAATACACGGATACCATAGAAAAGCTGCAGAATGATAAAGCCAAATTAGAA ATCAAGTCTCAGACACTAGAAAGAGAAGCTAAGGACTGTAGGCTTCGAACCGAAGAATG cCAGCAACAGTTGAAGAATCTTCAAGCAGCTTTGGGCAGTAGATTGGAAGAATCTCTATGCATAATCAATGAAAAAGTACCTTTTAATGACACAA GATCTAATCGGTACAATGCTCTGAACGTACCAGTACACAACAGAAGATATCAG CTGAAGTTGCGAGACCTTGCTGGGCAGGCACTAGCTTTTGTTCAAGATCTTGTAACAGCTCTTCTGAACTTTCACACATACACTGAACAAAAAGTCCAGATATTTCCTGTTGATTCTGCAACAGACACTATATCACCATTAAATCAGAAG TTTTCACAGTATCTTCATGAAAATGCATCATATGTTCGCCCTCTGGAGGAAGGAATGCTTCACTTGTTTGAGAGCATTACGGAAGATACGGTAACAGTGCTG GAAACAGCTGTGAAATTGAAGGCTTTCGCAGAACATTTATCTTCATACTTATGCTTTTTAAGAAAGATTCTTCCTTACCAATTAAAAAG TTTGGAAGAAGAGTGTGAGTCTTCTCTTTGCACAGCTGCCTTAAGAGCTAGAAATATGGAGCTACACAGAGACATGAAAAAGTTGACTGCGGTCTTTGAGAAGCTACACACGTACATTAGTCTTCTTGCCTTACCAA GTACAAAACCAGAGGGTTGTCTTAGGACAAATTACAGCTTTGTATTTACAAACGTTGCTGCAAGTCTTCATGGATTTCATGACATTCTGAAAG ACATTTCAAAGCACTACAGTCAGAAAGCAACTTTAGAACAAGAGGTTCCAACAGCCACGCAGAAACTTATAACAACGAATGACTGCGTTTTATCCTCTGTTGTGGCTTTAACAAATGGAGTGGGCAAG ATTGCCTCGTTCTTCAGCAACAATTTGGATCACTTCACTGGTTCATTGAGTTATGGGCCTAAAGGAGGAGCAGAGTTTATCAGCCCTCTTTCAGCTGAGTGTATGCTGCAGTACAAGAAAAAGGCAGCTGCCTACATGAAGTCTTTGAAGAAG CCTTGTTCAGATTCAGTGCCTTATGAAGAGGCTTTGGCCAATCGCAGAGTTCTTCTGAGCTCCACGGAAAGCAGAGAAGGCCTTGCACAACAG GTTCAGCAGAGTCTGGAGAAAATTGCAAAACTTGAACAGGAAAAAGAGCACTGGATGTTGGAGGCCCAACTAGCTAAAATAAAGCtagagaaagaaaaccaaaaactgAAGTACTCTCTTAGTGGACATTTAGCAGAAACTATGCAAGAGCGCTCTGTCTTGCCAAATGTAACTGAACAGAAGGAGGAAACCATAGAAAAGAGTCAGAGGGAGCCTGTTAAAAGTACTAGTCTG ATTGGAATGTTGACTATAACTACTGATAATGAAAAG ACTCCAGATAATGAGTCTCGTGAAGACTTGATAAAAAAACACTATATGGCAAGGATAGCAGAACTTACATCTCATTTACAGCTTGCTGACAGCAAATCAGTACACTTTCATGCTGAG TGTCGAGCACTTGCCAAAAGATTGGCTTTAGCAGAGAAGTCCAAGGAATCGCTCATGGAAGAGTTGAAACTAGCTAGTCATAACATCAGTAGACTACAG GATGAATTGATGACGACAAAGAGAAGTTACGAGGATCAGTTAAGTATGATGAGTGACCATCTCTGCAGTATGAATGAAACCTTAACTAAACAAAGGGAAGAAATTGATACACTAAAGTTGACTAGTAAG GGAAATTCTAAAAAGAACAAAAGTCGATAG